A genomic segment from Halorubrum depositum encodes:
- the mre11 gene encoding DNA double-strand break repair protein Mre11, whose amino-acid sequence MTRVIHTGDTHIGYAQYHSPVRRQDFLDAFAAVVDDAVDGDVDAVVHAGDLFHDRRPELDDLMGTISVLRRLDDAGVPFLAVVGNHESTRGGQWLDLFERLGLATRLGDGPTVVGDTAFYGLDHVPVSRRDDLDYAFADHDAEYAALVAHGLFEPFGYADWDTEEVLAESDVAFDAMLLGDNHTPDVAEVADTWVTYPGSTERASASEREGRGYNLVTFDADAAGGDDRVEIRRRALDTRPFVFVDVDLREGEGAARVRERVRQHDLDDAVVLVSVTGDGDPVTPAAIEEFATEEGALIARVTDRREVETDAEVDVSFADPEDAVRERIEEMALSEAARDVDEAVRADTLPDSNVRETVKGRVEDRIDDLDAFAGGDAGSDDADSDDEGGVDAESDDAGGGGEHGESDADETDGETATDGQVSMEDYL is encoded by the coding sequence ATGACGCGGGTGATCCACACCGGCGACACCCACATCGGGTACGCGCAGTACCACTCGCCGGTCCGACGACAGGACTTCCTCGACGCCTTCGCGGCCGTGGTCGACGACGCGGTCGACGGCGACGTCGACGCGGTGGTCCACGCGGGCGACCTCTTTCACGACCGACGGCCCGAGCTCGACGACCTGATGGGCACGATCTCCGTGCTCCGTCGGCTCGACGACGCCGGGGTCCCCTTCCTCGCGGTCGTCGGGAACCACGAGTCGACGCGGGGCGGCCAGTGGCTGGACCTGTTCGAGCGGCTGGGGCTCGCGACCCGGCTCGGCGACGGGCCGACGGTCGTCGGCGACACGGCCTTCTACGGGCTCGACCACGTCCCCGTCTCCCGCCGTGACGACCTCGACTACGCGTTCGCGGACCACGACGCGGAGTACGCGGCACTCGTCGCGCACGGCCTCTTCGAGCCGTTCGGCTACGCCGACTGGGACACCGAAGAAGTGCTCGCGGAGAGCGACGTCGCGTTCGACGCGATGCTCCTCGGCGACAACCACACGCCCGACGTCGCCGAGGTCGCGGACACGTGGGTCACCTACCCGGGATCCACCGAGCGAGCGAGCGCGAGCGAGCGAGAGGGACGCGGCTACAACCTCGTGACGTTCGACGCCGACGCCGCCGGGGGCGACGACCGCGTGGAGATCCGCCGGCGCGCGCTCGACACGCGCCCGTTCGTCTTCGTTGACGTCGACCTCCGCGAGGGTGAGGGCGCGGCGCGGGTCCGCGAGCGCGTCCGCCAACACGACCTCGACGACGCCGTCGTGCTCGTGAGCGTGACCGGCGACGGCGACCCCGTCACCCCGGCCGCGATCGAGGAGTTCGCGACCGAGGAGGGGGCGCTCATCGCCCGGGTCACCGACCGCCGCGAGGTCGAGACCGACGCCGAGGTCGACGTGAGCTTCGCCGACCCCGAGGACGCCGTGCGGGAGCGGATCGAGGAGATGGCGCTCTCCGAGGCCGCCCGCGACGTCGACGAGGCGGTCCGCGCCGACACGCTCCCCGACAGCAACGTCCGAGAGACGGTGAAGGGGCGGGTCGAGGATCGGATCGACGACCTCGACGCGTTCGCGGGCGGCGACGCAGGCAGCGACGACGCCGATAGCGACGACGAAGGAGGTGTCGACGCCGAGTCAGACGACGCCGGCGGCGGAGGAGAGCACGGCGAGAGCGACGCGGACGAGACGGACGGCGAGACCGCAACCGACGGCCAAGTGTCCATGGAGGACTACCTGTGA